The following are encoded in a window of Caldicellulosiruptor danielii genomic DNA:
- a CDS encoding IS30 family transposase: protein MAYDNHSTKRRKFKHLSEVERGIIQKLLELGYGIRRIARELGRSASTISREVKRGTTTQMKTDLSTFEKYFAQTGQAVYEKNRAKCGRKSKLLGVENFLKFAEEKILKDKWSPDAVVGYCRQELGFSKDEMVCTKTLYNWIEGGLLRVKNIDLPVKVRLKPRKIKYRVAKIKSRGKSIEERPEVANNREEFGHWEIDTLIGKRSSDNVLVTLTERKTRFGMIFVIPGRESSYVKDLFIKLQKILGDKFNKVFKSVTSDNGSEFSELGKVLNELGSEGYYTHPYSAYERGTNERMNGLIRRFLPKGKEIREISKEAIKRIQEWYNRLPRRIFNYKSSIERFLVEMKEICETEVIEKFLVEV, encoded by the coding sequence ATGGCTTATGATAATCATAGCACAAAGAGAAGAAAATTTAAACACTTAAGTGAAGTAGAGAGAGGAATTATACAGAAGCTGTTAGAATTAGGGTATGGTATAAGAAGGATAGCCAGAGAATTAGGCAGAAGTGCAAGTACAATTTCACGTGAAGTGAAAAGAGGCACAACCACTCAAATGAAAACTGATCTGAGCACATTTGAAAAATACTTTGCTCAAACAGGTCAAGCTGTGTATGAAAAAAACAGAGCAAAATGTGGTAGAAAGAGTAAGCTTTTAGGGGTTGAAAACTTTTTAAAGTTTGCAGAAGAAAAGATACTGAAAGATAAATGGTCGCCCGATGCAGTAGTTGGATATTGTAGGCAGGAACTTGGATTTAGCAAAGATGAAATGGTTTGTACAAAGACGCTATACAATTGGATAGAAGGAGGATTGTTAAGAGTAAAGAACATAGATTTGCCAGTTAAAGTTAGATTAAAGCCAAGAAAAATAAAGTATAGAGTAGCAAAAATCAAATCCAGAGGCAAAAGTATAGAAGAGAGACCTGAAGTTGCAAACAACAGAGAAGAATTTGGGCATTGGGAAATAGATACTTTGATTGGCAAGCGTTCTTCGGATAATGTACTTGTTACTTTGACAGAGAGAAAAACTCGATTTGGAATGATATTTGTTATACCGGGCAGGGAAAGTTCTTATGTCAAAGACTTGTTTATAAAGCTTCAAAAAATATTGGGAGATAAATTTAACAAAGTTTTCAAAAGTGTGACAAGTGACAATGGTAGTGAATTTAGCGAGCTGGGGAAGGTTTTAAATGAATTAGGTTCTGAAGGATATTATACACATCCGTATTCAGCGTATGAGAGGGGAACAAATGAGCGCATGAATGGATTGATAAGGCGTTTTTTACCTAAGGGTAAAGAAATAAGAGAGATATCGAAAGAAGCAATAAAGAGGATACAAGAGTGGTACAACAGGCTTCCCAGGAGGATATTCAACTACAAGAGCAGTATAGAAAGGTTTTTAGTGGAGATGAAGGAAATATGCGAAACAGAGGTAATAGAGAAGTTTTTAGTAGAGGTATAA
- the rpsL gene encoding 30S ribosomal protein S12, producing MPTINQLVRYGREKKVEKSKAPALQKGFNSLKKKYYDISCPQRRGVCTVVKTVTPKKPNSALRKVARVRLTNGIEVTAYIPGIGHNLQEHSVVLVRGGRVKDLPGVRYHIVRGTLDCAGVANRKQGRSKYGAKRPKQQAAGAAKK from the coding sequence ATGCCAACAATAAACCAGCTTGTTAGGTACGGCAGAGAGAAAAAGGTTGAAAAGTCAAAGGCACCAGCACTTCAAAAGGGTTTTAACTCTTTGAAGAAAAAGTATTACGATATCAGCTGCCCTCAGAGAAGAGGGGTTTGTACAGTTGTCAAAACTGTTACACCTAAAAAGCCAAACTCAGCTTTAAGAAAAGTTGCAAGGGTAAGACTTACAAATGGTATTGAAGTGACAGCGTACATTCCTGGTATTGGTCACAACTTACAGGAACACTCAGTTGTGCTGGTAAGAGGCGGAAGAGTCAAGGACCTGCCAGGTGTCAGATACCACATTGTAAGAGGTACTTTGGACTGTGCTGGTGTTGCTAACAGAAAACAGGGCCGTTCCAAGTACGGTGCAAAAAGGCCAAAACAACAAGCAGCAGGTGCTGCAAAGAAATAA
- a CDS encoding DNA-directed RNA polymerase subunit beta has protein sequence MSYSKVKEVLDLPYLLEIQKKSFQWFLDEGLREVLREISPIKDYSETLLLEFVDYYFDGPPKYSEQECKERDATYARPIKVKVRLINKETGEIKEQDIYMGEFPIMTETGTFIINGAERVIVSQLIRSPGCYFASSIDKQGRKIFSGTLIPNRGAWLEFETDSSELLSVRLDRTRKVSLTTLLKAFGLYNQQLIFEKFGEDERLKASLEKEANKGELGNPVENALLEVYRRLRPGEPPNVENAKNLLYNMFFDPRRYDLAKVGRYKFNKKLSLWKRIFNKRAAQDVVDPKSSKPLVREGEIITREIATQIQDAGINEVWVYVDEERTFKVVGNNTVKLDRYVEFDVSDLHIKELVYKPVLDDILKTTNDVSEIKRLIKERERELVPYCLTIDDIYAATSYFLGLKYGIGTTDDIDHLGNRRVRAVGELLQNQFRIGLSRMERVIRERMNIHDIDTVTPQTLINIRPVTAAIKEFFGSSPLSQFMDQVNPLAALTNKRRLSALGPGGLSRDRAGFEVRDVHHSHYGRMCPIETPEGPNIGLITSLATYARVNEYGFLETPYRKVDKKEARVTDEVVYLTADEEDTYKIAQATEPVDEEGRFINQRVTVRFGEEIIEVDKHEVDLIDISPKQIVSVSTSLIPFLENDDANRALMGSNMQRQAVPLLTTESPIIGTGVEYRAAVDSGVCILAKNDGVVEKVSADEIVIRNNDGTKDVYHLLKFKRTNQGTCFNQRPIVRKGQEVKAGEVIADGPSTDHGELALGKNVLVAFMPWEGYNYEDAILISERLVKEDVYTSIHIEEYECEARDTKLGPEEITRDIPNVGEDAIKDLDERGIIRIGAEVKSGDILVGKVTPKGETELTAEERLLRAIFGEKARETRDTSLRVPHGEGGIVVDVKVFSRDKGDELPPGVNQLVRVYVAQKRKISVGDKMAGRHGNKGVISRILPVEDMPFLPDGTPVDIVLNPLGVPSRMNIGQILETHLGYAAKALGWKVATPVFDGAKEEDIEEALKLAGLNPTGKTILYDGRTGEPFDNEVTVGYMYMLKLVHLVDDKIHARSTGPYSLVTQQPLGGKAQFGGQRFGEMEVWALEAYGAAYTLQELLTVKSDDVTGRVKTYEAIVKGENIPEPGIPESFKVLVKELQSLCLDVKLLSETNEEIELKESVDEDEQPQGLGAFEIGGDEIEDDNDIQDDKEKFYEDLMNATQEDDQGIDDIDE, from the coding sequence ATGAGTTATAGTAAAGTTAAGGAAGTTCTGGATTTGCCATATCTTTTGGAAATCCAGAAAAAGTCATTTCAATGGTTCTTAGATGAAGGGCTTAGAGAGGTCTTAAGAGAAATATCTCCAATTAAAGATTACAGTGAGACCTTGCTTTTGGAGTTTGTAGATTATTATTTTGACGGGCCACCTAAGTATTCAGAACAGGAGTGCAAAGAAAGAGACGCAACATATGCAAGACCTATAAAGGTAAAGGTCAGACTTATAAACAAAGAAACAGGTGAAATAAAAGAACAGGACATTTATATGGGCGAATTCCCGATTATGACTGAAACTGGAACATTTATTATCAACGGTGCAGAAAGGGTTATTGTAAGTCAACTCATCCGTTCACCTGGGTGTTACTTTGCATCTTCCATTGATAAGCAAGGAAGAAAGATATTTTCAGGGACTCTCATTCCAAACAGAGGTGCGTGGCTTGAATTCGAAACCGATTCAAGCGAGCTTTTGTCTGTCAGACTTGACAGGACAAGGAAGGTTTCTCTTACAACCTTGTTAAAGGCGTTTGGGCTTTACAATCAACAGTTAATATTTGAAAAGTTTGGCGAGGACGAGAGACTTAAAGCTTCGCTTGAGAAAGAAGCAAATAAAGGTGAGCTTGGCAATCCAGTTGAAAATGCACTTTTAGAGGTTTACAGGAGACTTAGACCTGGTGAGCCACCAAATGTTGAAAATGCTAAAAATCTTCTTTACAATATGTTTTTTGACCCGCGAAGATACGATTTAGCAAAAGTGGGAAGATATAAATTCAACAAGAAACTATCGCTGTGGAAAAGAATTTTCAACAAGAGAGCTGCCCAGGATGTAGTTGATCCAAAAAGTAGCAAGCCATTGGTAAGAGAAGGAGAGATAATTACAAGAGAGATTGCTACTCAAATTCAGGATGCCGGTATTAATGAGGTATGGGTATATGTAGATGAAGAGAGAACATTTAAAGTTGTGGGAAACAATACAGTAAAGCTTGACAGGTATGTAGAGTTTGATGTGTCTGACCTTCACATAAAAGAACTTGTTTACAAGCCTGTTTTAGATGATATTCTTAAGACAACAAATGATGTTTCTGAGATTAAAAGGCTTATAAAAGAAAGAGAACGAGAGCTTGTTCCTTACTGTCTTACAATAGATGACATATATGCAGCAACAAGCTATTTCTTGGGTCTAAAATATGGCATTGGAACAACTGACGATATTGACCATTTGGGCAACAGAAGGGTAAGAGCAGTAGGCGAACTTTTGCAAAACCAGTTCAGAATTGGTCTTTCACGTATGGAAAGAGTTATTCGCGAGAGAATGAACATACATGATATTGATACTGTAACTCCTCAGACACTGATAAATATAAGACCTGTTACAGCAGCTATCAAGGAGTTTTTTGGTTCAAGCCCATTATCACAATTTATGGACCAGGTAAACCCGCTGGCAGCACTGACAAATAAAAGAAGACTTTCCGCTTTGGGACCTGGTGGACTTTCCAGAGACAGAGCTGGGTTTGAGGTCAGAGACGTGCATCATTCTCATTATGGAAGGATGTGCCCTATTGAAACCCCAGAAGGTCCAAATATTGGTCTTATAACCTCTTTGGCAACATATGCAAGGGTTAACGAGTACGGATTTTTAGAAACACCTTACAGAAAGGTTGACAAGAAAGAAGCAAGGGTTACAGACGAGGTTGTATATCTTACAGCTGATGAGGAAGACACATACAAGATTGCTCAGGCAACAGAACCTGTTGATGAAGAGGGAAGGTTTATAAATCAAAGAGTCACTGTAAGATTTGGTGAGGAAATCATAGAGGTTGACAAACACGAGGTTGACCTTATAGATATATCACCTAAACAGATTGTATCAGTTTCAACATCACTCATTCCGTTTTTGGAAAACGACGACGCAAACAGAGCTCTTATGGGTTCTAACATGCAGCGTCAGGCAGTACCACTTTTGACAACCGAGTCTCCAATAATTGGAACAGGTGTTGAATACAGGGCTGCAGTTGACTCTGGTGTGTGCATTCTTGCCAAAAATGATGGTGTTGTTGAAAAGGTGTCTGCTGATGAGATTGTTATAAGAAACAATGATGGAACAAAAGATGTATATCATCTTTTGAAGTTCAAGAGGACTAACCAGGGAACATGTTTTAACCAAAGACCAATTGTAAGAAAAGGACAAGAGGTTAAAGCTGGAGAGGTTATTGCAGACGGACCTTCCACAGACCATGGTGAACTTGCGCTTGGCAAGAATGTTCTTGTTGCTTTCATGCCATGGGAAGGTTATAACTATGAGGATGCTATCTTGATTTCAGAAAGGCTTGTAAAAGAGGATGTTTATACCTCTATTCACATAGAAGAGTATGAGTGTGAAGCAAGAGATACTAAACTTGGACCTGAAGAAATAACAAGAGATATTCCAAATGTTGGCGAAGATGCAATAAAAGATTTGGATGAAAGAGGCATTATAAGAATCGGCGCAGAAGTAAAGAGCGGTGACATTCTTGTTGGTAAGGTTACCCCAAAGGGTGAGACAGAACTTACAGCTGAGGAAAGACTTTTGAGAGCTATATTTGGTGAAAAGGCAAGAGAGACAAGAGACACATCTTTGAGGGTACCACACGGTGAAGGTGGAATTGTTGTAGATGTGAAGGTATTTTCTCGCGACAAAGGAGATGAGCTTCCACCAGGTGTAAACCAGCTTGTAAGGGTATATGTGGCACAGAAAAGAAAAATATCAGTTGGTGACAAGATGGCAGGCCGACACGGGAACAAAGGTGTTATCTCAAGAATTTTGCCTGTTGAAGATATGCCATTTTTACCTGATGGCACACCTGTTGACATAGTTCTAAATCCGCTTGGCGTGCCATCGCGTATGAACATTGGTCAGATTTTGGAGACGCACCTTGGGTATGCGGCAAAAGCGCTTGGATGGAAGGTTGCCACACCTGTTTTTGATGGTGCAAAAGAGGAGGATATTGAAGAGGCATTAAAACTTGCAGGATTAAATCCTACAGGTAAGACAATCTTATATGATGGCAGAACTGGTGAACCATTTGACAATGAAGTAACTGTTGGTTACATGTACATGCTAAAGCTTGTGCACCTTGTTGACGATAAAATTCATGCGCGTTCAACAGGACCGTATTCACTTGTTACGCAGCAACCTCTTGGTGGTAAAGCTCAGTTTGGTGGTCAGCGATTTGGCGAGATGGAGGTTTGGGCGCTTGAAGCGTACGGTGCTGCATATACACTGCAAGAACTTTTGACTGTGAAATCTGACGATGTAACAGGGAGAGTCAAAACATATGAAGCGATAGTAAAAGGAGAAAATATTCCTGAGCCAGGAATTCCAGAGTCTTTCAAGGTACTTGTAAAAGAACTTCAGAGCCTGTGTTTGGATGTAAAGCTCTTGTCTGAGACTAACGAGGAGATTGAGCTCAAAGAATCTGTTGATGAGGATGAACAGCCACAAGGGCTTGGAGCTTTTGAGATAGGTGGCGATGAAATAGAAGATGACAACGATATTCAAGATGACAAGGAGAAGTTTTATGAGGATTTGATGAATGCAACACAAGAAGACGACCAGGGCATTGATGATATAGATGAGTAA
- a CDS encoding L7Ae/L30e/S12e/Gadd45 family ribosomal protein — MSSSDIEALKTSPKTVGARQTAQAIQKGKAKVVFVAKDSDEWVVRDIIDMCKQKGIKLVFVDSKKELGKICGISVAASSAAIIE; from the coding sequence TTGTCATCATCAGATATTGAAGCTTTAAAAACTTCACCAAAGACAGTTGGTGCGCGCCAGACTGCCCAAGCTATCCAGAAAGGCAAAGCAAAGGTTGTTTTTGTCGCAAAGGACAGTGATGAATGGGTAGTGAGGGATATAATAGATATGTGCAAGCAAAAAGGAATAAAGCTTGTATTTGTGGATTCCAAAAAAGAGCTTGGGAAAATTTGTGGTATAAGTGTGGCAGCATCGTCTGCCGCGATAATTGAATAA
- the rpsG gene encoding 30S ribosomal protein S7: MPRKGPVKKREILPDPVYNDRVVAKLINKVMYDGKKSIAQKIVYGAFDIIREKTGKDPLEVLEAALNNVMPVLEVRPRRVGGATYQVPIEVAPDRRLSLGIRWLVEYARERKDKRTMKEKLAAEIMDAANNTGGAVKKKEDTHRMAEANRAFAHYRW, translated from the coding sequence TTGCCAAGAAAAGGGCCGGTTAAAAAGAGAGAGATATTGCCAGATCCAGTGTACAATGATAGGGTTGTTGCAAAACTTATTAATAAAGTTATGTATGATGGTAAAAAATCAATTGCACAAAAGATTGTATATGGTGCATTTGATATTATAAGAGAAAAAACAGGCAAAGACCCACTTGAAGTACTTGAGGCGGCACTCAACAATGTTATGCCTGTATTAGAAGTTCGTCCAAGAAGAGTTGGTGGTGCGACATATCAGGTGCCCATTGAGGTTGCACCAGATAGAAGGCTTTCACTTGGAATTAGATGGCTTGTTGAATATGCAAGAGAAAGAAAAGATAAAAGAACAATGAAAGAAAAACTTGCAGCAGAGATTATGGATGCAGCTAATAATACAGGTGGCGCAGTAAAAAAGAAAGAAGATACTCATAGAATGGCAGAAGCAAATAGAGCATTTGCACATTACAGATGGTAA
- the rpoC gene encoding DNA-directed RNA polymerase subunit beta', producing MDLFNFDAIKISLASPEKIREWSRGEVKKPETINYRTLKPEKDGLFCEKIFGPTKDWECHCGKYKKVKYKGVVCDKCGVEVTKAKVRRERMGHIELAAPVSHIWYFKGVPSRMGLILDMTPRNLEKVLYFAAYVVIDPGEVPNLEKKQILSEKEYRELKEKYGDRFKAGMGAEAIKELLKEIDLDKLSQELRQELETATGQKKLKIIKRLEVVEAFRKSGNRPEWMILDVIPVIPPELRPMVQLDGGRFATSDLNDLYRRVINRNNRLKKLMDLGAPDIIIRNEKRMLQEAVDALIDNGRRGRPVTGPGNRPLKSLSDMLKGKQGRFRQNLLGKRVDYSGRSVIVVGPELKIYQCGLPKEMALELFKPFVMKKLVEKGICNNIKNAKKAVERQRGEVWDILEEVIKDHPVLLNRAPTLHRLGIQAFEPVLVEGRAIRLHPLVCTAYNADFDGDQMAVHVPLSAEAQAEARFLMLSANNLLKPADGKPIVVPTQDMVLGIYYLTLEKKGDKGEGMIFSSEEEALLAYEHKVVGLHARIKVKRTAEANGKVISGLVETTVGKIILNQVIPQDLGFVDRSKKENLLKYEIDTLVDKKMLGKIIDRCIKVYGNTRTAEILDEIKELGFKFSTRGAITISVSDMVIPEIKQKLIAEAEQKVENIEKLYRHGLISDEERYEQVISIWNETKDKLTEELIQNLDEFNPIFMMANSGARGSKNQISQLAGMRGLMANPSGKTIEMPIKSNFREGLNVIEFFISTHGARKGLADTALRTADSGYLTRRLVDVAQDIIVREEDCGTDKGIWVEEIRDGTEVIETLEERIIGRYAASDIVDEKTGEVIVRKNELITEEIAKKIIDAGINKVYVRSVLECKTRYGVCTKCYGLDLGTGKPVNVGEAVGIIAAQAIGEPGTQLTMRTFHTGGIAGQDITQGLPRVEELFEARKPKGVAVISEIEGYVSIKEDKKRTITVRNDNGEERTYEIPYGARLKVNDGDYVQAGDELTEGSINPHDLLRIKGPRGVQSYLLAEVQKVYKMQGVDINDKHIEIIIRQMMKKVKIEDSGDTELLPGDIVEIYRFEEENDKAIAEDKRPALGRRVLLGITKAALSTESFLSAASFQETTRVLTDAAIKGKVDPLIGLKENVIIGKLIPAGTGMAKYRNIVIEENQ from the coding sequence ATGGACTTGTTCAATTTCGATGCTATTAAAATCAGTCTTGCTTCTCCTGAGAAGATAAGAGAATGGTCGCGCGGTGAGGTAAAAAAACCCGAGACTATAAACTATAGAACGCTCAAGCCTGAAAAGGATGGGCTTTTCTGTGAAAAGATTTTTGGACCGACAAAAGACTGGGAATGCCACTGTGGAAAATATAAAAAGGTCAAATATAAGGGTGTTGTTTGTGACAAGTGCGGTGTTGAAGTGACAAAAGCAAAGGTAAGACGTGAGAGGATGGGGCACATTGAGCTTGCTGCCCCCGTCTCTCACATCTGGTATTTCAAAGGTGTTCCAAGCAGGATGGGTCTTATCCTGGACATGACCCCGCGAAATTTAGAAAAGGTTTTGTATTTTGCTGCATATGTGGTAATTGACCCCGGCGAAGTACCAAATTTGGAAAAGAAACAGATTCTCTCTGAAAAAGAGTACAGGGAGCTAAAAGAGAAGTATGGCGACAGGTTTAAGGCAGGAATGGGCGCAGAGGCAATCAAAGAGCTTTTGAAAGAGATTGACCTTGACAAGCTATCGCAGGAGCTCAGGCAAGAACTTGAGACAGCAACAGGCCAGAAAAAACTAAAAATAATCAAAAGACTTGAGGTTGTTGAAGCTTTTAGGAAGTCTGGCAACCGTCCTGAATGGATGATACTTGATGTCATACCTGTCATCCCCCCTGAACTTAGACCCATGGTCCAGCTTGACGGCGGAAGATTTGCAACATCAGACCTAAATGACCTTTACAGAAGGGTAATAAACAGAAACAACAGACTCAAAAAACTCATGGACTTAGGTGCACCGGATATAATTATTAGAAATGAAAAGAGAATGCTTCAAGAAGCAGTTGATGCACTTATAGACAATGGAAGAAGAGGAAGACCTGTAACAGGTCCTGGCAACAGACCGCTAAAGTCACTTTCTGATATGCTCAAGGGGAAGCAGGGAAGGTTCAGACAGAACCTTTTGGGAAAAAGAGTTGACTATTCAGGACGTTCTGTTATAGTTGTGGGTCCAGAGCTTAAGATTTACCAGTGTGGTCTTCCAAAAGAGATGGCTTTAGAGCTCTTCAAACCATTTGTCATGAAGAAGCTTGTTGAAAAAGGAATTTGCAACAACATAAAAAATGCAAAAAAAGCTGTTGAAAGACAGAGAGGTGAAGTTTGGGATATATTAGAAGAAGTAATAAAAGACCATCCAGTGCTACTAAACCGAGCACCTACTTTGCATAGGCTTGGTATTCAGGCCTTTGAGCCGGTACTTGTTGAAGGAAGAGCAATAAGACTTCATCCACTTGTTTGTACAGCTTACAATGCTGACTTTGACGGCGACCAGATGGCGGTACACGTTCCACTATCTGCCGAGGCTCAGGCTGAAGCCAGGTTTTTGATGTTATCTGCAAATAACCTATTAAAACCAGCGGATGGCAAACCTATTGTAGTTCCGACCCAGGATATGGTTTTGGGAATTTACTACCTCACTCTTGAAAAGAAGGGTGACAAGGGTGAGGGGATGATATTCTCATCAGAAGAAGAAGCGCTTTTAGCGTATGAACACAAAGTTGTCGGACTTCATGCAAGGATAAAGGTTAAAAGAACAGCAGAAGCAAACGGTAAAGTTATCTCTGGACTTGTTGAGACAACAGTTGGCAAAATCATATTAAATCAAGTAATACCACAGGACCTTGGTTTTGTTGATAGAAGCAAGAAAGAAAATCTTCTCAAGTATGAAATTGACACACTTGTTGACAAAAAGATGCTTGGAAAAATTATTGACAGATGTATAAAAGTTTATGGAAATACCCGCACCGCAGAGATACTGGATGAGATAAAGGAACTTGGATTTAAATTTTCCACAAGAGGAGCAATAACTATCTCAGTATCTGATATGGTTATTCCAGAAATCAAGCAAAAGCTCATAGCAGAGGCAGAACAAAAGGTTGAGAACATTGAAAAACTATACAGACACGGTTTGATATCTGACGAAGAAAGATATGAACAAGTAATTTCTATCTGGAACGAGACAAAAGACAAGCTCACAGAAGAACTTATCCAAAATCTTGATGAGTTTAATCCAATATTTATGATGGCAAACTCTGGTGCAAGAGGTTCTAAAAACCAAATATCACAGCTTGCTGGTATGAGGGGACTGATGGCAAATCCGTCTGGTAAGACAATAGAGATGCCGATTAAATCAAACTTCAGAGAAGGACTTAATGTTATAGAGTTTTTCATCTCAACACACGGTGCACGAAAAGGGCTTGCCGACACAGCGCTCAGAACTGCAGATTCAGGATATTTAACAAGAAGGCTTGTAGATGTTGCGCAAGATATAATTGTAAGGGAAGAGGACTGTGGTACAGACAAAGGTATATGGGTTGAGGAGATAAGAGATGGGACAGAAGTAATTGAGACACTTGAAGAGAGAATTATTGGAAGATATGCAGCTTCTGATATTGTTGATGAAAAAACAGGTGAAGTAATAGTAAGAAAGAATGAGCTTATTACAGAAGAGATAGCAAAGAAGATAATAGATGCAGGAATAAACAAGGTATATGTAAGGTCAGTTTTAGAGTGCAAAACAAGATACGGTGTTTGTACAAAATGTTATGGACTTGACCTTGGTACAGGTAAGCCAGTGAATGTTGGTGAGGCAGTTGGTATTATTGCAGCACAGGCAATAGGTGAGCCGGGTACTCAGCTTACAATGAGAACATTCCACACAGGTGGTATTGCTGGACAGGACATTACGCAAGGTCTCCCAAGAGTTGAGGAGCTATTTGAGGCGAGAAAACCAAAGGGTGTTGCTGTGATTTCTGAAATAGAAGGATATGTTTCAATAAAAGAAGATAAAAAGAGGACAATAACAGTCAGGAATGACAATGGTGAAGAGAGAACGTATGAGATACCGTACGGAGCAAGATTAAAAGTAAACGATGGCGATTATGTTCAGGCAGGGGATGAACTAACAGAAGGTTCAATAAATCCGCACGACCTTTTGAGGATAAAAGGACCAAGAGGTGTTCAGAGCTATCTTTTAGCAGAGGTTCAGAAAGTTTATAAGATGCAGGGCGTTGACATAAACGACAAGCACATAGAGATAATAATCAGACAGATGATGAAGAAGGTCAAGATAGAAGACTCTGGTGATACAGAACTTTTGCCTGGCGACATAGTAGAGATATACAGGTTTGAAGAAGAAAACGACAAAGCGATAGCAGAAGACAAACGTCCTGCACTTGGCAGGAGAGTGCTCCTTGGCATAACAAAAGCAGCACTCTCTACTGAGTCGTTTTTATCTGCTGCATCATTCCAGGAGACGACAAGAGTATTGACAGATGCAGCAATAAAAGGGAAGGTTGATCCTCTAATAGGTCTTAAGGAAAATGTCATCATTGGTAAACTTATTCCTGCAGGAACTGGAATGGCAAAATATAGAAATATTGTGATTGAAGAAAATCAATAG